In a single window of the Coffea eugenioides isolate CCC68of chromosome 3, Ceug_1.0, whole genome shotgun sequence genome:
- the LOC113766065 gene encoding cold shock protein 2-like yields the protein MDSKAILFLCLLPVVLVIASEVTAREMHNIQYRTNAAEKRINGLEESKYPGGGYGGYPGGGYRGYPGGGSGGGRGGYGGGCGGYGGGGYCRYSCCGRGYYAGLNNGFSKEGNSAQWCQATGL from the exons atggaTTCCAAGGCAATTCTCTTCCTATGCCTTCTGCCTGTAGTTCTGGTGATTGCTTCAGAGGTCACAGCCAGGGAGATGCATAACATACAATATAGAA CCAATGCTGCAGAGAAGCGTATTAATGGTCTGGAAGAATCCAAGTATCCTGGTGGTGGATATGGAGGGTACCCTGGTGGTGGATATAGGGGTTACCCCGGTGGTGGTTCTGGTGGCGGTCGTGGTGGTTATGGTGGTGGCTGCGGTGGTTATGGTGGTGGTGGATACTGCCGCTATAGTTGCTGTGGCCGAGGTTATTATGCTG GTTTGAACAACGGGTTTTCTAAGGAAGGAAATAGTGCACAGTGGTGTCAAGCAACTGGGTTGTAG